Part of the Halodesulfurarchaeum formicicum genome is shown below.
GGGATCGTATACACCGATCTTGAAGACCGGGTGCATGCCCGGCACGAACATCCGGGAGGGCGAACAGGCCTGTGCGAAGCCGGCGTTCTCCGGAACGTACGACGAACTGACGATGATGTCGTCGGTGACGACGTAGTCTTCCGGCTCGGGTTCCGCAGTGGTGGTCGGTTCGCCGTTGCCGTCCGTACAGCCGGCGAGACTGACCGTCGCGAAACCGGCGGCCGTTCCAGCGACGAACTTCCGGCGCGAGAGGTTAGATCCGATGCGCGCGTTTCTATCAGGTTCCATTGCAATTTCTCCTACCAACCCTACTTCAAAAGGGGTTCATGAGCACAATTTAGGTCATTAAGTAGGGGTCAGAAATTTCGGCAATAGAAGGCGTGAAATACCGAACGAGCGATTTCGAGCGGCGAGTTGCACGTCACACTCTCGGATTGGTCCGGCCACCCCGGGACGTACCCGCATGCGTGCCAGAAAAGCGTGCAGCCGCGGTCAGTGCCCTGTCGGTTCGGACTCCTCCAGGCCGAGGTCCTGGTGTGTGGTCGGGCCCGGGACCGGTTCGACTTCGACCCCTTCCGGCTCGTCGCCGACGTAGATCACGTTCGGATCCGAGACCTCCGAACGGGCCTTGAACGTCTCGGACTCGTCGTAGTCTTCGAGGTACTGGTTCGGCGCGCTCTCGGGGTCGTTGAGGTCCCCGAAGTGAATCGCGTCGACCGGACAGGCCTCCTCACAGGCGGTCGTACCGCGGAGTTCGTCGTCCCACTCGCGGTGGATGCAGAAGGTACACTTGCTGCAGGAGCCCTCCGGCGGCGTACCGGCGAGCCAGTGGCCCTCCGCGTCCCGGCGCTGGCCCTCGAACGGGCCGTCCAGGTACTCGGGGACGCCGGTCCCGACAAACGAGTTCACGTGATACGGGCAGGCGACCTCACAGTACTTGCAGCCCAGACAGGTGTCATAATCACAGACCGTCCGGCCGTTCTCGGTCTTGAACCGGGAGTTGTTCGGACAGACCTCGATACACGGGGCGTCCTCACAGTGCTGACAGGGTCGCTGCAGGGAGTCACAGTCCGTGGGCCCATCGTACTCCTCGTCGGCCCGCTGATAGCGGTGGACCTCCATCCAGAAGTGGCCCTCCGGCGTGTGGTTCTCCTCCTTGCAGGCCTCCACACAGGAGAGACACTTGATGCAGGTTTCCGTGTCCAGCACCATCCCGCGCTGGACGGAACTGCCCGAATCGGACTGCGCAGCGGCGTTGTTCGAAGACACGCCCGCGCCCACGGCCGCGGCTCCCACAGCGGCCACACCGGCGGCTTTCAGCACGGATCGCCGCGAGGCCTGGTCCATGACCGAGGGGGTACCCGGCATCGAAGCGCCGGCCGTGCCGCCGGTGAGGTCCGTGCCGAACTCCTCGGCCACGTCCTCGGCGTACCGGTCCTCGAATTCGGCCCGGGAGAGTTCACCCGCCGAGACCCGGCGGGCGTCCGTGGCCATCTGTTTCCCGAGTGTCTCGTCTGCGTCGACGTCCGCGAGGATGTCCCCGACCACGTCGTCGATGTCGTCTGTGTCTATCTTGTCAGTCATGAGTTATCACGCACCGATGATCGGCACGTTCAGCGCGCCGAAGATGATCGTGAGCCGAAGCAGGAGGCCACCGACGACCACGAGGCCGAACTTGAGGACGTAGGCCCCACGGACCCGGCGCAGGGTTTTCGCGTTCCCGTGGAGGTCGACCCGCCGCTCGACGAGGATCAGGGCCGCCGAGAGGACCAGTGGCGCCACCAGTCCGACACCGACCACGCCGCCCCAGAACAGGAGCCAGCCGTCCTGCATGATGTACTGGACGGTTTCGACGGCGGTCGAGTTGCCGTTCTGCAGTGTCACCAGCAGGACCGCGAGCACACCCATCTCGGCGAGGATGATCGCGTCGTCGGCGAGGCTGAACGTCTCCACGCCAGTTTCGATGATGCCCTGTGTCAGGGTGGTTAACCCGAAGACGGCCGCGATGCCGATCGAGAGGCTACTGGTCAGGAACAGAAGCGGGAGCCAGGTCGGGTCCCACAGCGGAACGACCGCCCCGACCGCGCTGATCAGCAGTGCCGTGTAGACCGCCAGCAGGATGCCGATGGCGATTCCGAAGGCGGTGATTCCCCGTCGAACCGGTTCGGAGGGGCGAGTTACCCTGGCGAGGGTGTCGATCGGTCCGAGGGTCACCGCAAAGCCGTTCTCGCGACCGAAGCCCAGCCAGAGAGCCTGCACGAAGGCGAGGAGCGTGAACAGGACGATGACCCAGATCCCGATCGTCATCCAGGACTGGGAGTTCGTGAACAGCCA
Proteins encoded:
- a CDS encoding 4Fe-4S ferredoxin N-terminal domain-containing protein gives rise to the protein MTDKIDTDDIDDVVGDILADVDADETLGKQMATDARRVSAGELSRAEFEDRYAEDVAEEFGTDLTGGTAGASMPGTPSVMDQASRRSVLKAAGVAAVGAAAVGAGVSSNNAAAQSDSGSSVQRGMVLDTETCIKCLSCVEACKEENHTPEGHFWMEVHRYQRADEEYDGPTDCDSLQRPCQHCEDAPCIEVCPNNSRFKTENGRTVCDYDTCLGCKYCEVACPYHVNSFVGTGVPEYLDGPFEGQRRDAEGHWLAGTPPEGSCSKCTFCIHREWDDELRGTTACEEACPVDAIHFGDLNDPESAPNQYLEDYDESETFKARSEVSDPNVIYVGDEPEGVEVEPVPGPTTHQDLGLEESEPTGH
- the nrfD gene encoding NrfD/PsrC family molybdoenzyme membrane anchor subunit is translated as MVNPLLPAEFWGLSIGIYLFLGGLAGGAYVAGAVADLLSTRHPERRDSYFATARWSMVIAVGAIAVGGVLLVSHLGEPLNVLKFWLFTNSQSWMTIGIWVIVLFTLLAFVQALWLGFGRENGFAVTLGPIDTLARVTRPSEPVRRGITAFGIAIGILLAVYTALLISAVGAVVPLWDPTWLPLLFLTSSLSIGIAAVFGLTTLTQGIIETGVETFSLADDAIILAEMGVLAVLLVTLQNGNSTAVETVQYIMQDGWLLFWGGVVGVGLVAPLVLSAALILVERRVDLHGNAKTLRRVRGAYVLKFGLVVVGGLLLRLTIIFGALNVPIIGA